GAACAATTGcttcttaaaatataaaaatatttcagtctgttgaGGCTTAAATTAAACTCAGTCACTTGGTCTCCATTTATTTGTTgtataaaattattattgaatTCACTTGATAACTTTATTGGTTgatttaacaatgaaaatgcatcttaataaacatattaatgttAGTTAAAAAAATAGCATGCAGCACATCACACTACATTGTCAGCTACTATTTAAAATATGcgacacagaaacacatcataCAAGACATATAAAGCAATAAATTGggaaatattaatgttaatataaatttAGACACTAATAGAAACATGAAGAACAGAAGCACAGAcatgaaaagcacaaatagttcATAAGATCCTGAACAATAATCACTGTGACTGAATTAAACATCAACTTGTAACAGTCAATCTAAAATAAACACTCACATGACTACAATGAGTGTTCTAACTTTACAACCCATCAGATCAATATTGTCATCAATCGCCTTTTAATTTCACTCCAGACTGAAAAGCGAGGTGTGCATttatattattagattatttgatatttaaacGGTAAAACGTTTTCTtactccacttcctgttttgttagTTATGCTGCTCTTCTGTCATGTCTTAATCTCTTACCTGGAAACTTATTTATCACAAGTTGACAGTTATTGATCACCTCTTTGCTTTGGGACTTAAGTTGTCTCATTTTATACAACAAAAGTAGGTGATCAATcatctttctgttctttctgtttattgagtttgagagagagaagttgtTAATGACCAATTTAGGTTAAAAGCAGATGCTGTAAGCTTTTAATTGCCTTTAAATCACAGTGTTATTGTTAGTTACAGATGTGGAAGTTATGTATATAGTGAAGTTATTGGAAGTGATTTGCTGTTAATTGCCATGATTGCACTAAACTATAATGATGTGTGGTGAATGGTGAGGCAGGAGCTGTATGACATGCAGGTGTTACCAGTTAAGGCTCGATGTGCATGTTATCTTTATTAGTAAAGTTAAATACCATATTCTTGTAAAATCTATGGTTAGATCTAATAGTTATTATACATCTCaacttttctttatgttgtgcaTAGTAGTAATGAAAgataatttacattattatatgaTTTGATTGATAGTGGTTGAACTACTCTTTGCTACTCGTTATTTTTCATCACTTTGGCTGATAAGTTAAATTAGTGATAATTTCCTCAATAACGTGCATAAGAGTATTATTATTTGCAGTTGTTTCACTTGCTATATATTCCTTTTATATGTGTTTCAGAAGCACACACCCTCCTATCCTCATACACCTTTAAATGAGGCAACAATGAAGGTTCAAGTTCAAGTGGAAATGACCAAGTTTGTCATTTAACCCCTAAAACTAAGAAACAGTGACTAATCAGACGTCCTGCAGCAATTCCTCTCTTCACATCAGCAGTCAGTAACCTTGAGATAACCTTCAGATAACCTTGAGCAACAACAAATCTGCCAGTCCTGAAGATTGCATGCTGTTATTTGTCAGCAGAGGGAATGCTAACTGTTAGCTTGTGGACGACAGAGTAACATCAGACAGCTTGATGATCCCTGACTGTTCCAGGATCAGCAGCTTGGACAGCGGTTGTGTCTCTTTGCTGCAGAATGTTGTAATGATCCACCTGAGCTGTacaggagagcaggaggaggagagagactggagacTCTCAAACCTTtatcacacatcaacacattatTTAACACCAAATACCTTTTCAGTTGATATCAGTATGATAGCTGCTGGACTCAGATAACGTTACAGATTGAAGGATATGAATCTGAATGGCAGCCAGTAGCAGCTATCTGGATAACTGCTCCTTCCTACAACGTAAGGCACtgtgctgaaatttcactgacCAATATCAGTGATAATAACTAATGCAATTTccataaaaacatagatttctGTTCTGAGTTGCACCagttatgtatatattttagtACAATTCTATCATTTAATACACAGcactacatttttaatttaataagaGTCTATAAATGTTTAAtctaaataatttcaaaaactACTGTCAACCTATCCCAAGAGAGACGTCTTTTCTTACCTTAAAGGAGCACCAGAGTACCTCAGTGATTAGCATGAGTCAGGAACTTTGGTTggagtgtataaaaatacaaaccacttttatttggttttacaaaGCAAGCGTTCTAAGATtacaaaaatagtaaaatacaaaaatcaaaaattaaagAGAGTCTCTAAGAGAtctcaaaattaaaatctttttaaaaaatgtttttaaaattaaaatctcAAAATTTTTAAGGCttttcacctcctcttccttGTATTACCACATATTGTTTAGCTTCACATCTGACAACTTCATGACTTTACATAAAAAGATGAACATTCTGTCACGTATAAGGTACagaaaacttttgtttttgaggtCGTTATCAAAGGATTTCTGCAAGATGCAGGAACACAGCTCCTGTATTGCTTCAGAGTTTCAGGTGGTTGCTTAAGTTTGCCAtgtttgtttgtacttttaTGGTCATTTCTAGAAGGGACAGTTCTTAGTTTGGGACACGTTGCACACGTTAAGCAAATTCATCAGAAGCTGGTGCAACACATTATGTTAATTTGTCTCCAACTTGAGTAAAAAACAGTTTAGAAAAGGCCTGAAAGTAGGCCTGAATAGAGTTTGTCTCGGCCACATATAGTGGAACTTTGAAGAGACTCAACGACTGGaaaaattgcagtgaaaaaCTCAAAACCCATGAGAACAGTCCAGAACATTTTAGGCACATGACATCATGGCAGGAGTCATCTATCGAGTTTAATCTATGAATAACCAAGTGCCAGTGTCTGTATGTTACTAACAGGTAGTTggtaatatttcattatttattcattttttgataCATGATTCGTTTGTTagagaaattaattttaaattctaaaaataaaaatatatatttttgtcttgaaagcattgtggtgtctgatgtttgttgtctatatttttactgtagaatgAGCGAGTGGTGACGAGGCAGCACTGGTGGGGTAATTTGGGTGGAATGTGGTTGGGAGGGGGCATTAAAATGGCTAGAGCCGGCCCTGTTTGAATCTATTGTACAAACATCATAACAATATGTTTGTTTccaaacaacatcaacaacaacaacaacataacactGAGCTGAAAACTTGAGAAGAGCCAGTTTGTAATCTCACTACTCAGCGGGTTTGTTTGGCAAAATCTACACAAACTGTGACAAAATTATGATGTGAGGTTAGAAGAACTGCATGTTCAGGGTGGATATTATTTTCAATCTACACATCACTTTTATGAAATGGACAGAATACATTTGTGACATCATGAAAATACAACTGATGATAATGGAAACTTTTTTCCCCTTATGTTTCCGGTGGGAAAGCTGTGTCACTTTATCACAGGTCACatatttgtcttaaaaaaaactgttgagaTTGGCAGAAACACAATCAGACCTCCAAGACGACGGCTAGTGGAGGTGAAAGCATAATTATACTTCACATTAGGCTGGTGCTGAACTtctggtataaaaaaaaaaaaaatcatatttgtaGCCATGTGTGTCTCTTCATGTCTGCTGTTGTGCTCGTCATTTATGgcttattattaatataaacacACTTATTTAGGACGGTCAAAATGACATCCAGCAGGAAACTGtactataaaatataagtaGAAAATGCAAAGTAGCTACGTAGACTgagctcaaacaaacaaaaaccaacaacagaCAGCTAAAAAATAATGATCCATCTTCCTCTTTCTAAACCCTGTTGCtctattttcatattaattcattaattcattttctcctctatggtgtgtttgtgtgaatgcagcagTTAAACACGAACAAAAAGGAAATGATCTGACATTCAGAAGCCTTCGCAGGCGAACCATTGCGCTCTGGCGACCACGTCGTTGGCGAAGTCACTGTCTATGTCTTCATATTTCTCCGGAAAAACTCCTGTCATGTAGCACGTCAACGCtcctaaagagagagagagagagagaaatgttatTATAGGAATACATGTGTATGTAAAAcatctgttattttctgtggcATCTGTAAATGAAGCtttgtatatattattatatatactgtgtttatttactgaTTTCCTACATTTTCCAGAAAGCTTAAGTCAACTTCCAGACAGCATATATTTTTCTGGAAGTTGTTTTTAGGCCACAACTAACAATTAGTGTCATTATAAATCAATCTGATCCAATTTATCCatcaattatttgatttataaaatgtcagaaaaaggtgaaaaatgccCGTCAGATGTTCTCAGAGTCCTTGTTGACGTCATCAAATTGTCCAATCAACAACTCAAAACCCAAATCCTCACATTGTAGGAGAGAAATTTGGACAAAATTCTTTAAAACGTTACTTAAACAGTTAATATTCTGTCAATTGATTAAGTGAttcattgttgcagctctaaattctGTTGAAGTTGcactaaaatgattttctttcctGCTGTCCAACCAAATATGGGACCAAATGGGTCAAATAATCAGTATTTTCAGCCAAACAAACTTAATAATAAGGAATTTTTTCATAATTGAAGacacaaattacaaatttgaGGGATTGATTTATCAAATATGTAACCAGAAGTTAAGTAGCTTTAAAGTATCTCTGCAATGAAGTTAAGTGTTTATGGTGACTGACAGGAAGAATGAAACTGTTTAATTAGTGTAGTTAGTTCATGTAAAATGTGCAACTTGAACTGTTCACGATTTTCGCAACAATTCAACAAATCACGAGTGATCACACAGTGAGGAAATGGCAGTCGTCCACGTTTTTTACCTTTGAGCTGCTGTTCTTTGCTCCagttcctcttcctcatccgCATGGTCTTGATGAGCCCGACGACGACTCTGACGCCTTGTTCCAAGTGATCCTTGCCGAACGGGTCGTCTTTCACTGCGTGGTAATCTTTATTGAGCTGCACAAAAGAGACACAGAGTCTTCACGTCTGTTTCATTACCCAAAACtggatgttttctttattttatggcTCACCAGCTACACAGCACCGTAGTCTCGAGATACCAGACAGACGGCGATCTCCACCGACTGATTgtctggggatttctaaatgctcAGTTGTTGCTTGAACGGCCGCTAACAAACTTACACCCCTTACATTTCGTCAAGGGCATGGCTTATTGGAAATGATGCTCTCCTCTCCATTCTCCTCCACAGTGAACTGCATGTTACCGCCCCAACTCTCTAAATGTTTTCACCCAGTTTTAACAATAAAAGCTGGGAGATTGTTCTCAGTCTCAAAGTGTTTAGACACTGACTGTGAGTCTAACAGCACCCAACCATCATGCACAAGGTCAGACAGACATAAAAATCTGCAGTCTTTGACGACACAAGACACACACCTGAAACGAGGATTTTAAATATGACTAGGAGGTaatgaaatgttaattttatAAGTCTCCCATCTGATCATAATCCATTTTCAGTAGTTTAAAACACTGTAGAAGTCTTTGCACCAATTTAACATTAACTGGTTGAAAGTCAAATTTTCagacattatcattcattaaacgatttttaattaattgtccTGAAATTTAATATCTGatcaaatcatttcatttgtaggtttttcacattttattacaaaatagtcattaaaataattgtacAATATCACAAGGTTTTGAAATTCAGTTACCTTCTAATAAAGTACAACACAACAAGCTTCGTTTGATCACGTTTTTTAACTTATTCCTCATGATGTTCACATGATGAGCAACAAGACTGTTAAGAAACATGAACACCAGCTCCATCAACATCTTTCAACAGTTCAAACTGCTCTGTGATCAGAAGGAGACCTTCACACAATTTAGGAGATAAGAATAATGTTGTGGCCAAATGTGACAGAATATAACAAGATGTAATGAATCACATGGTGGAAAAGTGGTTCtatcattaaaaataacagGATAACAACACTAAgaatcaacacagacacacctgcatGAGGCCGAAGCAGTTCGGGTCGCCCTTTCCGAAGCCGTCAGGTCTTAGTTGGGTTCCTGCCTGAGACTGTTTGGAGATGATGGCGGCGATCAGAGCCGGGTGGACTTTGAGTCTGCAGGAGAAAACAGCTAACATGACTTTAATAGTGTTTAATTTACCTCAGTAACAATTAATGAAACCATATCATTAGGACAGTCCTGATCAGGCTACTTATATTTATGTAGTTACATACACAAGATACTGCCTGAGATACAGTATGATGAGATATATATGTATCTGTCCCATTAAAATAACGCTCTCTCAGTACAGACGCAAAAAACTacaaagatgcagaaaaaaaactacaaaaaaacctatcaaaaaaatgaataaaatgacacacaaaactgCTAAAAAGATGCAATATGACcaaaaagatgcaaaaaagGCTACAGAGACACAAGACGACCACAAAGATGATGTCTAGTTGAACTAAATACTGAAGTTGCAGCCTCAGTTTTTCCACGAATGTCAGCACCTTCCGGTTCTGCACAATATCACTGAAATGGCGCTGCCctcactgtgaatgtttttatttaaatgcagcAGGTCTGAGTTGTTGTTTTACATACTTTTCTCCTACACTGATGATGTTGTCTTTGTACTTCGACACCTCCTCTTGGTCTCTATCTGCCATCATCTCAGAAGCTTCAACGCCGGTCAGATCTGAAGCAGAGAGTCAGACATGTGACTGTGAaggttgtagtagtagtagtagtagaagaagtagtagtagtacaaCAGGCTCTGTCTCCAGAAGTATATGAACCCAACATAAGATCAGTTAGTTCATCTTAATTATTAGATCAAGATGAAATATCCTTTATGACCATCAATCAGGTGACGTCCAGATGAACGTGGCAGTAAGAAGTTGTTTGTTGATGCAAAGCAACATTTTCTCCCACAAAGTCAGTCAcaagaaaagtttgtttttgtcaagatGATCTTTTAATAAGCTCAATGTCATCATGATTTCCCTCCCACTGAAATACTCCTGCAGCTCCTAACAGGAGCCTAAATATAGGCTGTTACAGGCTTTACTTCCCAAGAAAActgataaaatgattttattcctTCTcctaaaactaaattaaaacctCAGCTCTTCCCATCGACATGGAGGTGAAGTTCCTGAGTATATAAAAGCTTCCTGTCTAGGTGAACTGACCTGTGCCGTGCAGCTGGTTTGCTCTCATTGTTTCCTCAGAAGCTCCTGTTGTGTCCACCTTGGTGATGTCTCCAtactctgaaacacacagatcacactTGTTCAGCACCGTCTCATCACTTAACAATAGACCGTAATACAATAGACCTTAATATCACAGAAACTCACcaacagtatttacatcacTGGAAGATTTTActgaactagagctgcaacaattagctgattaatcaattgtcCACTATTTACATTAATTGCCAATTGTTTTGAGAACTGATTAAttgctttgagtcattttttaagaagaaaatgtccaaattctctgatttcagcttcttaaatgtgaatatttccaggtttctttagtctctatgacagtaaaccgAATATCTTTTTTGtggataaaacaaaacatttgagaacatcatcttggactttgagaaacactgattcacatTCACGATTTTCTGAaccaaaataatcaattaatc
This genomic window from Thunnus maccoyii chromosome 23, fThuMac1.1, whole genome shotgun sequence contains:
- the LOC121890752 gene encoding lysozyme g-like, whose translation is MKILGKINRNDLVQHLQNSSSGPKENRDIKNMDTKGTSEKTMSNDRYTEYGDITKVDTTGASEETMRANQLHGTDLTGVEASEMMADRDQEEVSKYKDNIISVGEKLKVHPALIAAIISKQSQAGTQLRPDGFGKGDPNCFGLMQLNKDYHAVKDDPFGKDHLEQGVRVVVGLIKTMRMRKRNWSKEQQLKGALTCYMTGVFPEKYEDIDSDFANDVVARAQWFACEGF